The region ACAGCCCGGGTTAGCCACGTGCTGGGCCGTGCGGATCGCTTCTCGGTTCAGTTCCGGTAGTCCGTAGACATAGTTGTTTCCTTCGCGTTTCAGGCGGAAGTCCTGGCTCAGGTCAATGATTTTCACGGAATCGGGGACGGGGTGGGCCTCCAGGAACGTGGCTGCCGCGCCGTGTCCGACGCAGAGGAACAACACGTCGATGCCGTCGAAGTCCAGCGCGTCGGTAAAGAGGAGGTCCGTCTCGCCCAGCAGATCCTGGTGGGTGCTGTGCAGCGGCTTGCCCGCCTGGCTCTGACTGTGGACAAATTTGAGTTCGACGTCGGGATGGAACAGCAGCAGGCGCAGTAATTCGCCTGCCGTGTAGCCTGCCCCGCCGATGATGCCTACGTGAATACTCATGATTGGGCGTCGGTTGACTGGGTGAGTGAACCCGGCGCGACTTTCTCGTCTTCGTTCACTGCGTAATAGATTTTCAGGGCGTTGCCCATCACCTTCGTAAAGCCTTTGACGTCTTCGCCGGTCCAGGCGCGGTTCATCTCGCCGTACGAGCCGAATTTGGCGTTCATCAGGTCGTGGTCGGATTCGATGCCGAGCACCTCGAAGCGGTAGGGCGACAGGCGGACGTGGACCTGTCCCGTCACGTTCTTTTGCGTATCAGCCAGGAACGTCTCGATGTTGCGCATCACCGGCTCCAGGTATTGGGCTTCGTGCAGGAGCATGCCGTACCAGTTGCCCAGTTGCTCCTTCCAGTAGAGTTGCCACTTGGTCAGCACGTGCTTTTCGAGGACGTGGTGGGCTTTGATCAGGATCAGCGAAGCGGCCGCTTCGAACCCGACCCGGCCCTTGATGCCGATGATCGTGTCGCCGACGTGGATGTCGCGCCCGACGGCGTAGAGCGCTCCGAGACGTTCCACCTCGCGGATGGCGTCTACCGGATGGTCGTACGTTTTGCCGTTCAGGCCTCGCAGTTCGCCCTGTTCGAAATGCAGCGTGATGGTCTGCTCGCCCTGGCCCTGCAACTGACTGGGGTACGCTTCGTTGGGCAGCGTGCTGTGAGAAGTGAGGGTTTCGCGTCCGCCGACGCTGGTGCCCCATAGGCCTTTGTTGATCGAGTAGGCGGCTTTTTCCCAGTTGCCTTCTACACCGTGTTCTTTCAGGAAGTCGATTTCCGCTTCGCGCGAAAGTTGCAGGTCGCGGATGGGCGTGAGGATCTCCAGTTCAGGAGCCAGAATCTGGATC is a window of Catalinimonas alkaloidigena DNA encoding:
- a CDS encoding argininosuccinate synthase; protein product: MKDKVVLAFSGGLDTTYCAVYLAETKGLDVYTALVQTGGFSDEELAEVARRAERLQVTKHVTLDETENYYQNCIRYLIFGNILRNQTYPLSVSSERMFQALATVRYAQEIGAKYIAHGSTGAGNDQVRFDLAIQILAPELEILTPIRDLQLSREAEIDFLKEHGVEGNWEKAAYSINKGLWGTSVGGRETLTSHSTLPNEAYPSQLQGQGEQTITLHFEQGELRGLNGKTYDHPVDAIREVERLGALYAVGRDIHVGDTIIGIKGRVGFEAAASLILIKAHHVLEKHVLTKWQLYWKEQLGNWYGMLLHEAQYLEPVMRNIETFLADTQKNVTGQVHVRLSPYRFEVLGIESDHDLMNAKFGSYGEMNRAWTGEDVKGFTKVMGNALKIYYAVNEDEKVAPGSLTQSTDAQS